One stretch of Vibrio kanaloae DNA includes these proteins:
- the lhgO gene encoding L-2-hydroxyglutarate oxidase — MNSIYDYIIVGGGIVGVSTAWQLQQAHPDKSILLVEKERGFAQHQTGHNSGVIHAGVYYAPGSLKADFCKRGVERTIAFCGQHDIPVENCGKLLVATNEQEVERMNALYQRCQDNDIDVDLLDQAQLKLAEPNITGLGAIYVKTTSIVDYKKVTEVMAQEFVEAGGKLSLGTEVVMADEQADEVQLTCKVDGQTLQLNSRFLITCSGLMADRMTSMLGIETDFQIVPYRGEYYQLDVKHNQVVNHLIYPIPDPELPFLGVHLTRMIDGSVTVGPNAVQGWKREGYGKLNFSFKDTCQMLSFAGFWKVTANNLKTGLVEFKNSWWKPGYLKLVNKYCPSITVDDFKPYPAGIRAQAVLKDGTLVHDFLFAESPRSLHVCNAPSPAATSAMPIGEYICTKVMKKTA; from the coding sequence ATGAATTCAATATACGACTATATTATTGTTGGTGGCGGCATTGTTGGTGTATCGACCGCGTGGCAATTGCAACAAGCTCACCCCGATAAAAGTATTCTTTTAGTGGAAAAAGAGCGTGGCTTCGCGCAGCATCAAACTGGCCATAATAGTGGGGTGATTCATGCTGGCGTTTACTACGCTCCGGGCAGTTTAAAGGCGGATTTTTGTAAGCGTGGCGTCGAGCGCACCATCGCCTTTTGTGGCCAACACGATATTCCTGTCGAAAACTGCGGTAAGTTGTTGGTTGCAACCAATGAGCAGGAAGTAGAGCGAATGAACGCGCTCTATCAGCGTTGTCAGGACAACGATATTGATGTCGATCTCTTGGATCAAGCGCAGCTAAAACTTGCTGAGCCGAACATCACGGGCTTGGGCGCGATTTATGTCAAAACCACCAGTATTGTGGATTATAAAAAAGTGACTGAAGTGATGGCTCAAGAATTTGTTGAAGCGGGTGGCAAGCTCAGCCTTGGCACTGAAGTGGTCATGGCGGATGAACAAGCAGATGAGGTCCAGTTAACTTGCAAAGTAGATGGTCAGACTCTCCAACTCAATAGCCGGTTCTTGATCACGTGCTCAGGTTTGATGGCTGACAGAATGACCAGCATGCTAGGCATTGAAACTGACTTCCAGATTGTCCCATATCGAGGTGAGTACTATCAGTTGGACGTGAAACACAACCAAGTGGTGAATCATCTAATTTATCCTATTCCAGACCCTGAACTGCCTTTCTTGGGTGTGCACTTAACACGTATGATTGATGGCTCCGTAACAGTAGGGCCAAATGCAGTTCAAGGCTGGAAGAGAGAAGGTTATGGCAAGCTTAACTTTAGCTTTAAGGACACTTGTCAGATGCTGAGCTTTGCGGGTTTTTGGAAAGTGACTGCGAATAATCTAAAAACCGGTTTGGTCGAGTTTAAAAACTCGTGGTGGAAGCCGGGTTATCTAAAGTTAGTGAACAAATATTGCCCGAGCATTACGGTTGATGATTTTAAGCCTTACCCTGCGGGGATTCGTGCTCAAGCGGTGCTCAAAGATGGCACCTTAGTTCATGATTTTCTGTTTGCCGAAAGCCCAAGAAGTTTGCACGTGTGTAATGCACCATCGCCAGCTGCGACCTCTGCAATGCCGATTGGTGAATATATTTGCACCAAGGTGATGAAAAAGACGGCTTGA
- a CDS encoding M28 family metallopeptidase, whose protein sequence is MAIKKSILAFAIFGSVSAYASLGITPPEGSDVWITTDADAQHLVTQHGATVYSGLVANKNSIAAKINEKQLAKLSSHMHEETHRCGGYMVHEDQASALKAAAMPLTMSTFEKPVISHQDTVNDLLAQVEPNNMVTTIENLTTFTNRFYTTSTGIAASDWLLERWEAEIKDVPYASARQITHAEYPQKSVEVTLLGAKYPEEIVVVGGHLDSTVGSWTSEGTISPGADDDASGIATVTESLRLMVASGIQPDKTIKFYGYAAEEVGLRGSQDVANTLRDEQANVVSVLQLDMTNYNGSAHDITFITDYTDSNLTAYLSELIDTYASEISYGFDDCGYACSDHASWHNVGYPAAMPFESMFNDYNPNIHTEHDTLNNSDPTATHATKFAKLAIAYLVETSLDSPVSGPKELQNGVPVEGLTAGYGEEQFFTFTTQDAGQLTVTMTGPRSGDADLYVKHNGVVSKASYDCRPYTNGSNEQCVLNKPAGEFNIMVRGYRNFNDVSIVANFVPQSL, encoded by the coding sequence ATGGCTATAAAAAAAAGCATCCTGGCATTCGCTATATTCGGGAGTGTCTCGGCTTACGCATCACTCGGCATTACACCACCAGAGGGCTCAGACGTTTGGATCACAACCGATGCTGATGCCCAGCACCTTGTGACTCAACACGGCGCAACAGTTTATTCAGGGCTGGTTGCGAACAAGAACTCCATTGCGGCTAAAATAAACGAGAAACAACTGGCTAAACTCTCTAGCCATATGCACGAAGAAACCCACCGCTGTGGTGGTTACATGGTGCATGAAGACCAAGCAAGTGCACTCAAAGCGGCAGCTATGCCACTGACGATGAGCACGTTCGAAAAGCCAGTGATCAGCCACCAAGATACAGTAAACGACTTACTCGCTCAGGTTGAACCCAATAACATGGTCACAACCATAGAAAACCTGACCACTTTCACCAACCGTTTTTATACGACTTCTACTGGTATTGCTGCTTCAGATTGGCTTTTAGAACGTTGGGAAGCGGAAATTAAAGATGTACCCTACGCGTCTGCGCGCCAAATCACACACGCTGAATACCCGCAAAAATCGGTTGAAGTGACGCTACTTGGCGCTAAATATCCAGAAGAGATCGTCGTTGTTGGCGGGCACCTTGATTCCACAGTCGGTTCTTGGACAAGTGAAGGCACCATCTCCCCGGGCGCGGATGACGACGCATCAGGTATCGCTACCGTGACAGAGTCGCTGCGCCTTATGGTTGCCAGTGGGATTCAGCCCGATAAAACCATCAAATTCTATGGCTATGCGGCAGAAGAAGTGGGATTGCGCGGTTCGCAAGATGTCGCTAACACTTTAAGAGATGAGCAAGCAAACGTTGTCTCGGTACTGCAATTAGACATGACGAACTATAACGGTTCAGCGCACGATATCACCTTCATTACGGATTATACCGACAGCAATCTAACCGCCTATTTGAGTGAACTTATCGATACTTACGCCAGTGAGATCAGCTACGGCTTTGATGATTGTGGCTACGCCTGTTCTGACCACGCCTCATGGCACAATGTTGGCTATCCAGCAGCAATGCCGTTTGAGAGCATGTTCAACGATTACAACCCGAACATCCATACGGAACACGATACACTTAATAACTCCGACCCGACGGCAACACACGCGACAAAATTCGCCAAACTGGCGATTGCTTACCTCGTTGAAACCAGCCTTGACTCGCCAGTTTCAGGCCCTAAAGAGCTGCAAAATGGTGTCCCTGTTGAAGGCCTTACGGCGGGGTATGGTGAAGAGCAATTCTTCACTTTTACGACTCAAGATGCCGGTCAGTTAACCGTAACAATGACCGGACCTCGCAGTGGTGATGCCGACTTATACGTCAAACACAACGGTGTGGTTTCGAAAGCTAGCTACGATTGTCGTCCATACACAAATGGCAGTAACGAACAGTGTGTATTGAATAAACCTGCGGGTGAATTCAACATCATGGTGCGCGGTTACCGTAACTTTAACGATGTATCTATCGTCGCCAACTTTGTTCCTCAGTCGCTATGA